The following are encoded in a window of Pseudoalteromonas tetraodonis genomic DNA:
- the tssK gene encoding type VI secretion system baseplate subunit TssK, whose product MGDNTRVAWTEGMFLRPQHFQQSDKYISNVIKQVCSGNLADPWGIIDISIDNELLNSGQFAVDSLTAITPDLLPIDMPQSTSLPEPLVVNKDVFDEIVYLAIPALKNSGVNISSTDDNMVTRYKLNDLAVSDDLLGAQSQEIIQVAKVYSKLMLSSDDHSGYIVLPLARIVDVSSEGQIKLDAKYIPPSLKVGQCKPLSGLVREIGSMIKQRAESIAARLCQGYAGSTSVADFIMLQTLNKYDAIFNNLLSVNSLHPNVFYSRLIELAGELSTFSTANKRVPKLPNYDHTNLGQVFSEVVNFLYQLLSHVIEQTATEIKLEQSKFGISFGALKDKSILNSAQFVLAIKASVPHEELRKILPSQIKIGSVETIRDLVNNQIPGITISNLPTAPRQIPYHAGFHYFELNRHGEHWEKLRSSGGIAIHLSGSYPELQLSLWAIRT is encoded by the coding sequence ATGGGTGATAACACTCGTGTTGCTTGGACTGAGGGGATGTTTTTAAGACCTCAGCACTTTCAGCAATCAGATAAATATATTTCAAATGTGATTAAGCAAGTATGCAGTGGAAACCTTGCTGATCCATGGGGAATAATTGATATTAGTATTGATAATGAATTACTTAACAGTGGTCAATTCGCTGTTGATTCATTAACTGCAATCACCCCGGATCTATTGCCAATTGATATGCCTCAGTCAACCTCTTTACCTGAGCCTTTAGTGGTTAATAAAGATGTGTTTGATGAAATTGTTTATTTGGCTATTCCTGCGCTAAAAAATAGTGGCGTTAATATATCGTCAACTGACGATAATATGGTTACTCGCTATAAGCTTAACGATTTGGCAGTGAGTGATGACTTATTGGGAGCGCAGTCTCAAGAAATAATTCAAGTTGCAAAAGTATACAGTAAGTTGATGCTGTCTTCTGATGATCATTCAGGGTATATCGTGTTGCCTTTAGCACGAATAGTGGATGTGAGCAGCGAAGGGCAAATAAAGTTAGATGCAAAGTACATTCCTCCCTCTTTAAAAGTAGGGCAGTGTAAACCTTTATCGGGGCTAGTGAGAGAAATTGGCTCAATGATAAAGCAACGCGCTGAAAGCATTGCTGCTAGGTTGTGCCAAGGTTATGCGGGTAGTACGTCAGTTGCAGATTTTATAATGCTGCAAACACTAAATAAATATGACGCGATATTTAATAATTTGCTCAGCGTTAATAGTTTACATCCGAACGTGTTTTATAGCCGCTTAATTGAACTGGCAGGTGAGTTATCAACCTTTAGCACGGCTAATAAAAGAGTGCCTAAATTACCTAATTATGATCACACAAATTTAGGGCAAGTGTTTAGTGAAGTGGTTAACTTTTTATACCAATTATTAAGCCATGTAATTGAGCAAACCGCGACTGAAATTAAGCTTGAACAAAGTAAGTTTGGTATTTCGTTTGGTGCCTTAAAAGATAAATCTATTTTAAATTCAGCGCAGTTTGTTTTAGCAATTAAAGCAAGCGTTCCGCATGAAGAGTTGAGAAAAATTCTACCTTCGCAAATTAAAATTGGCAGCGTTGAAACCATTCGTGATCTTGTTAACAACCAGATCCCAGGTATTACAATTAGTAACTTGCCAACAGCGCCAAGACAGATCCCTTACCATGCTGGTTTTCATTATTTTGAATTAAATCGCCATGGTGAACATTGGGAAAAACTGCGCTCCAGCGGAGGAATTGCTATCCACCTCTCAGGAAGTTACCCAGAACTCCAATTAAGCCTTTGGGCTATTAGAACTTAA
- the tagH gene encoding type VI secretion system-associated FHA domain protein TagH produces MELILNITSYHRLSPEIEATKTVKDSLTFGRSEGCDWHLPDPEKIISSKHGRIEKEGDSFYIYDNSTNGLFINFAVAPLGQGNKQRLSDSDVLTIGDFQVDVSLADEPHADISNPITSNSSQQVSTFASHSSQTAESAPLFNDSIMNESMPAVSVISQQATADNHIPEDWDELTRLMNTDEFDLGNDEVNSSAPVDTPAPIKESAPTKRYNAEQQAVKQTAPVKSFAQNDKVFCDAFLNGLGIKDELKSALDNEKLWFEMGQGLSLLLTELMESLRQRAIVKNKLRLNHTMFQTEQNNPLKFSANIDDVIQNLFIKNSASFLSSNESIKESFVDTRKHEQALLAGADGVLKGMLSQVSPVQINQQANDNSNVLKIIPGQIESKCWKLYQSLYDDISQEVNAKGAMAMSDDFLKAYNDRIKETL; encoded by the coding sequence ATGGAACTGATACTAAACATCACTAGTTATCACAGACTTTCGCCTGAAATCGAAGCTACCAAAACGGTAAAAGATTCACTCACTTTTGGCCGTTCTGAGGGATGTGATTGGCATCTTCCCGATCCTGAAAAAATTATCTCAAGTAAGCACGGTAGAATTGAAAAAGAAGGCGATTCTTTTTATATATACGATAATTCAACCAATGGTTTGTTTATTAATTTTGCAGTGGCGCCTTTAGGTCAAGGTAATAAACAACGTTTGTCAGATAGTGATGTCTTAACTATTGGTGATTTTCAGGTTGATGTTAGTTTAGCTGATGAGCCACACGCAGATATTAGTAATCCTATTACTTCAAACAGTTCTCAACAAGTAAGTACATTTGCTTCACATAGTAGTCAAACTGCAGAGTCTGCGCCGTTATTCAATGATTCAATTATGAATGAGTCTATGCCTGCGGTATCTGTAATTTCACAACAAGCAACAGCGGATAATCATATTCCAGAAGATTGGGATGAGCTAACTCGCCTTATGAATACCGATGAGTTTGATCTTGGTAATGACGAAGTGAATTCTTCAGCGCCAGTTGACACTCCAGCTCCAATAAAAGAAAGTGCGCCGACTAAACGTTATAATGCTGAGCAGCAAGCTGTAAAACAAACAGCGCCTGTAAAAAGCTTTGCTCAAAATGATAAAGTGTTTTGTGATGCCTTTTTAAACGGATTGGGGATTAAGGATGAGCTTAAAAGTGCTCTAGATAATGAAAAGCTGTGGTTTGAGATGGGGCAGGGCTTAAGTTTGTTACTGACAGAGCTCATGGAATCTTTACGCCAACGCGCGATTGTAAAGAACAAATTAAGACTGAACCATACAATGTTTCAGACCGAACAGAACAACCCATTGAAGTTTTCTGCCAATATTGATGATGTTATTCAGAACTTGTTCATAAAAAATAGTGCAAGCTTTCTGTCTTCGAATGAATCTATTAAAGAAAGCTTTGTAGATACACGCAAGCACGAGCAAGCACTGCTCGCTGGTGCAGATGGCGTGCTCAAAGGGATGTTATCGCAAGTTTCTCCCGTGCAAATTAATCAACAGGCAAACGATAATTCTAACGTGTTAAAAATTATTCCAGGCCAAATAGAGTCTAAATGCTGGAAGTTATATCAAAGTTTATATGATGATATTTCTCAGGAAGTTAACGCGAAAGGCGCTATGGCTATGTCTGATGATTTTTTAAAAGCATATAACGATCGAATCAAAGAAACGCTCTAG
- a CDS encoding PEGA domain-containing protein yields MKNLSLLAAAVILTGCSTTSSVNKTEEVVIEPTPQVSEENAPISLTVITNPADSRVRIMNIVPVYQDAIELDAGKYDIEVSKAGYVTYRKWVTVDKKTILTIELDEKQLSQSAQ; encoded by the coding sequence ATGAAAAATTTAAGCTTATTAGCTGCAGCCGTTATACTTACGGGTTGTTCGACAACTTCTAGTGTAAATAAAACAGAGGAAGTAGTTATTGAGCCAACGCCTCAAGTTAGCGAAGAGAATGCGCCGATATCACTGACTGTTATTACTAACCCTGCAGACTCTAGAGTACGCATTATGAATATAGTGCCTGTATATCAAGACGCTATAGAACTAGATGCAGGTAAATATGATATCGAAGTAAGTAAGGCAGGCTATGTGACTTATAGAAAATGGGTAACGGTTGACAAAAAAACCATCTTAACTATTGAGCTAGATGAAAAACAGCTAAGCCAGTCTGCGCAATAA
- the tssJ gene encoding type VI secretion system lipoprotein TssJ, whose translation MHKVKLYLMSFSLLFLVLGCTTMNKIVPPSTDLIINVSKNVNPDTSERPSPVVMKIFELSSRTIFDTQDFFSLYDTPEKILGPDLLKKDELELQPDSVQQYKMSLNRNTRYVGVVVAYRNIDQARWRAVIEVDPTGYDDINVNVEAIATYMREQ comes from the coding sequence ATGCATAAAGTTAAGCTCTATTTAATGAGTTTTAGTTTACTATTTTTGGTACTGGGATGTACTACGATGAATAAAATCGTACCTCCTTCTACAGATCTGATCATCAATGTATCTAAAAATGTTAATCCGGATACATCAGAACGCCCTTCTCCGGTGGTGATGAAAATTTTTGAGTTGAGCTCAAGAACAATTTTTGACACGCAGGATTTTTTTAGCTTATACGATACGCCAGAAAAGATATTAGGCCCTGATTTATTAAAAAAGGATGAGTTAGAGCTTCAACCTGATTCAGTACAGCAATATAAAATGAGCCTTAATCGTAATACTCGTTATGTTGGGGTTGTTGTTGCTTACAGAAATATAGACCAAGCAAGGTGGAGAGCGGTTATTGAAGTTGACCCCACCGGTTATGACGACATCAATGTAAATGTAGAAGCGATTGCTACATACATGAGAGAGCAATAA
- a CDS encoding DUF1294 domain-containing protein, which translates to MIKSSLIIFSSLFIALFWLAYLNNEVEMYLPIYVSSISCITFVYYAWDKRKAVQSNHKKVSRIPERHLHLLALFGGWPGALIAQQSLRHKSQKRVFIAVLWVCIVVNISVISYAWFAYYRI; encoded by the coding sequence TTGATAAAAAGTAGCTTAATTATATTTTCCAGCTTGTTTATAGCCTTATTTTGGTTAGCTTACTTAAATAATGAAGTTGAAATGTACTTACCCATATATGTTTCATCGATCAGCTGTATTACATTTGTATATTACGCATGGGATAAGCGAAAAGCGGTACAATCAAACCATAAAAAGGTGAGTCGCATACCTGAACGACACTTACATCTATTGGCTTTATTTGGAGGATGGCCCGGTGCACTTATAGCGCAGCAAAGTTTACGGCATAAGTCACAAAAACGAGTTTTTATTGCAGTGCTATGGGTATGTATTGTAGTTAATATTAGTGTAATTAGTTATGCGTGGTTTGCCTATTACCGTATTTAA
- a CDS encoding serine/threonine-protein kinase: MSNINDNNDKTQIASLDSSTKKTSSIHKQNLLGKKISDRYLIEELIGQGGMCYIYRARDTFLENSGRSEASVAIKVLQEEFSNSEEAISLLKDETAKTQQLAHPSIVKVYSADSDGDLYYVTMELIEGETLEQIIKRNKPSGLAFKKAKIILEQLTDALIYAHSRGVIHNDLKPSNIIFDSNGNLKVLDFGIAKHKSLDDQYAVKNESEFATIGGYTPTYASPEQLKGGEASIKDDVFSFACIAYELLSSKHPFNRIAADKVPKNTTVKKPSNCPLLLWKNLHKALSLSASQRLDSLEQISKTLKVNLKPAIFASVASVAIIALITQNYFSSSDNTKQLQAQLDNAKAINQQVEAWMSWQGPTILNKLEQIPPQYEVLKQGLLRSNQQSILDSFNDEASQFNNIAGRKFKDFDKIIAVYSNALNYYPDSEKLSMQLESVLRERQSIIFDITARIDLLLEQSRYNEDQPNSIAHLVKDLKEVDKTYRYQPTDLHLDNFTVALNTAIESDDVITQKVLLNVGKIVFSNNKKAEELLANLMKRESAINALTAYQQKINLGEQAEFPRADAVVFYGPKFQRFSAQLETIEDHKALMEFEEFIKSESTALPNDFSLLVSLRKELSRRYISTANDLMKKRMYKAAERLVEKSEAITQSLDNML; the protein is encoded by the coding sequence ATGAGCAATATTAATGATAACAACGATAAAACTCAGATTGCTTCTCTAGACTCCAGCACAAAAAAAACATCAAGCATCCATAAACAAAACCTCCTCGGCAAAAAGATATCTGATCGCTACCTAATTGAAGAGCTCATCGGGCAAGGTGGAATGTGTTACATATATCGTGCGCGAGATACCTTTTTAGAAAACAGCGGTCGCTCTGAAGCATCGGTCGCTATAAAAGTGCTCCAAGAAGAGTTTTCCAACTCTGAAGAAGCTATTTCATTATTGAAAGATGAAACAGCAAAAACACAACAACTTGCTCACCCTAGTATTGTAAAAGTGTACTCAGCAGACTCTGATGGCGATTTGTATTATGTCACTATGGAGCTCATTGAGGGAGAAACTCTAGAACAAATTATTAAGCGAAATAAACCCTCAGGTTTAGCGTTTAAAAAAGCGAAAATTATTTTAGAACAATTAACTGACGCCCTTATATATGCCCACTCACGTGGCGTAATACATAATGATCTTAAGCCTTCGAATATTATTTTTGACTCTAATGGTAACCTCAAAGTGCTTGATTTTGGTATTGCTAAACACAAAAGTTTGGACGACCAATATGCTGTTAAAAACGAAAGTGAGTTTGCAACCATTGGTGGTTATACTCCAACGTATGCTAGCCCTGAGCAGCTAAAAGGCGGCGAAGCATCCATTAAAGATGATGTATTTTCATTTGCCTGTATTGCTTATGAGCTTCTAAGCAGTAAGCACCCATTTAACCGCATTGCTGCAGATAAAGTTCCTAAAAATACTACTGTAAAAAAACCAAGTAATTGCCCTCTCCTTTTATGGAAAAATTTACATAAAGCATTATCTTTAAGCGCCAGCCAAAGACTCGATTCACTAGAACAAATTTCAAAAACGCTAAAAGTGAACTTAAAACCCGCTATTTTTGCCAGTGTGGCTAGTGTGGCAATTATTGCCTTAATAACTCAAAATTATTTTTCAAGCTCAGATAATACCAAGCAATTACAGGCACAACTTGATAACGCCAAGGCAATTAACCAACAAGTGGAAGCATGGATGTCTTGGCAAGGCCCTACTATTTTAAACAAACTAGAACAAATTCCGCCACAGTATGAGGTGCTTAAACAAGGATTACTCAGATCAAATCAGCAAAGTATATTAGATAGCTTTAATGATGAAGCAAGCCAGTTTAATAATATTGCGGGCCGTAAATTTAAAGATTTTGATAAAATAATAGCAGTCTATTCTAATGCACTGAACTACTATCCCGATTCAGAAAAGCTTTCGATGCAATTAGAAAGTGTATTGAGGGAGCGCCAATCAATTATTTTTGATATTACCGCGAGAATAGATTTATTACTCGAACAATCACGCTACAACGAAGACCAGCCCAATAGTATTGCTCATCTCGTTAAAGATCTAAAAGAAGTAGATAAAACTTACCGTTATCAACCAACGGATCTGCATCTTGATAACTTTACTGTTGCGTTAAACACAGCCATAGAAAGCGATGATGTCATCACACAAAAAGTACTTTTAAATGTGGGTAAAATTGTATTTTCAAATAACAAAAAAGCAGAAGAGCTTCTTGCTAATTTAATGAAGCGTGAGTCTGCAATTAATGCACTAACCGCATACCAACAAAAGATTAATTTAGGCGAACAAGCTGAGTTTCCTCGTGCCGATGCGGTCGTTTTTTATGGTCCAAAGTTTCAACGCTTTTCTGCACAATTAGAAACTATTGAAGATCATAAAGCTTTAATGGAATTTGAAGAGTTTATTAAATCCGAATCGACAGCACTACCCAACGATTTTTCTCTTTTAGTATCGCTTAGAAAAGAATTATCGAGACGTTACATTAGTACAGCGAACGATTTAATGAAAAAAAGAATGTATAAAGCAGCTGAACGTTTAGTTGAAAAAAGTGAGGCCATCACGCAATCGTTAGACAATATGCTTTAA
- the tssL gene encoding type VI secretion system protein TssL, long form yields the protein MDETIIKPRPGRLGRNTPSSGAAQNDADKTVMSVEPPSAKPMSNNKVSIFKNPLLEAATDCFSLVISINQSLEMSNLAALKHRCVEAIKRFEVEVRNQHLSKEVINNSRYCLCAILDESVLNSKWSSMEWADESLLSTFHKETFGGEYFYTLLDAGLGQPEKNKQFLELQYHCLNLGFKGKYRLDAGGDTKVEEYRSQLYHLLNQLDGPINNKLSPNWQQRVAAGVELRNQVPLWVIFSVLGLILLMIYLSINMKLNNDVFAINEKLAGIHPLAVNQTVDKKDQQLRVLEQLLQTEIKMGIVAVAKNSDGIRITINSENLFKQGDSQLLPSFQPILEKLALSLEGTKGRVLITGHTDDLPISTDKYPSNWHLSLARATQVANLMAKSTNLSGRLWPEGKGAAEPIASNSDSASRSLNRRIEIDLLF from the coding sequence ATGGACGAAACCATTATAAAACCACGCCCTGGCCGACTAGGGCGAAATACCCCAAGCAGTGGTGCAGCGCAAAATGATGCTGATAAAACCGTTATGTCGGTTGAGCCACCCTCTGCAAAGCCGATGAGCAATAATAAGGTATCAATTTTTAAAAATCCCTTGTTAGAAGCGGCAACAGATTGCTTTTCTCTTGTGATATCCATAAATCAATCGCTTGAAATGAGCAATCTAGCAGCGCTCAAGCACCGCTGTGTTGAGGCTATAAAGCGTTTTGAAGTGGAAGTCCGTAACCAGCACCTATCAAAAGAAGTGATTAATAATTCACGCTATTGCCTATGCGCTATTCTTGATGAGTCTGTATTGAATTCAAAGTGGAGCTCAATGGAGTGGGCTGATGAAAGTCTGCTGTCGACTTTTCACAAAGAAACCTTTGGTGGTGAGTATTTTTATACTCTACTTGATGCCGGGTTAGGGCAACCTGAAAAAAACAAACAGTTTTTGGAGTTGCAATACCACTGTTTAAACTTAGGCTTTAAAGGGAAATATCGATTAGATGCCGGCGGCGATACAAAAGTCGAAGAGTATCGTTCACAGCTTTACCATTTACTCAATCAGCTTGATGGCCCGATTAATAATAAACTATCTCCAAACTGGCAACAAAGAGTTGCTGCAGGTGTTGAACTAAGAAATCAAGTGCCACTGTGGGTCATATTTTCTGTGCTGGGGCTGATATTATTGATGATTTATCTATCAATAAATATGAAGCTAAATAACGATGTTTTTGCGATTAATGAAAAACTAGCGGGCATTCATCCGTTAGCTGTTAATCAAACGGTTGATAAAAAAGATCAGCAGCTGCGTGTACTTGAACAGTTACTGCAAACAGAAATTAAAATGGGGATTGTTGCTGTTGCAAAAAATTCCGATGGGATCCGCATAACGATAAACAGTGAAAATTTGTTTAAACAAGGGGATTCTCAACTACTTCCATCATTTCAGCCTATTTTAGAAAAGTTAGCGTTAAGCTTAGAGGGAACTAAAGGGCGAGTGCTTATAACGGGCCACACAGATGACTTACCAATTAGTACAGATAAGTATCCTTCTAATTGGCATCTTTCTTTAGCCAGAGCAACACAGGTTGCTAATTTAATGGCTAAAAGTACCAACTTAAGCGGTCGTTTATGGCCAGAAGGAAAGGGCGCTGCAGAGCCTATCGCCAGCAATTCAGATTCAGCTTCTCGGTCATTAAACCGACGAATTGAAATCGATCTATTATTTTAA
- a CDS encoding carboxymuconolactone decarboxylase family protein: protein MAEFTLYTQENVSAEAKPLLADSVAAFGMLPNLHAVMAEAPTLLKGYQVLHELFQKTSFNAQELTVVWQSINVEHECHYCVPAHSGIAAAMKVDENIVDALVNKTPLADPKLETLRETTLEMTRERGVLSQSQQEKFFAAGYTKQQLLEIVLGLAQKVMSNYTNHLADTPVDNAFKKFIK, encoded by the coding sequence ATGGCTGAATTTACCTTATACACGCAAGAAAATGTATCAGCAGAGGCAAAACCTTTATTAGCAGACTCTGTCGCCGCTTTTGGAATGTTGCCTAATCTTCATGCTGTGATGGCTGAGGCACCAACATTGCTAAAGGGTTATCAAGTACTGCATGAGTTATTTCAAAAAACATCGTTTAATGCACAAGAGTTAACGGTTGTTTGGCAATCAATTAATGTTGAGCACGAGTGCCATTATTGTGTGCCAGCACACAGTGGTATAGCCGCTGCCATGAAGGTTGATGAGAATATTGTGGATGCATTAGTCAATAAAACCCCGCTTGCTGATCCTAAACTTGAGACACTTCGTGAGACAACGCTTGAAATGACACGAGAACGTGGTGTGTTAAGTCAGTCACAGCAGGAAAAGTTTTTTGCAGCAGGGTATACAAAACAACAGCTTCTTGAAATTGTGTTGGGTCTTGCGCAAAAGGTGATGAGTAATTACACCAACCACCTTGCAGATACGCCTGTTGATAATGCGTTTAAAAAATTTATAAAGTAA